One window of Hydractinia symbiolongicarpus strain clone_291-10 chromosome 3, HSymV2.1, whole genome shotgun sequence genomic DNA carries:
- the LOC130635907 gene encoding zinc finger protein 862-like, giving the protein MMASLKTVRNWEREFKSKFDFDIVGGKVTTLRCQVCQRWESRIKNSTNFSRKWIAGSRSVTKDSVQKHTNSQQHKEAVELKKRSEMGAEVYAQSVLTTTPIGSGLRKMAASDKKNLRVKFNTAYYVAKKERPFSDYPDLLKLQLKNNVPKFGESYKHERAAATFTEHIAKVDKENLGKTLAKTRCYSLLNDGSTDTGICEQELVYVLYLHEGTALVKFLSIETPKCGDAPGILEVIDSAFQRIGILNFNQRLVGFNADGASVNMGRKKGVGALIKETAPWVEVVHCFNHRIELAIKDAFNTVKAFHDVDELLLKLYYLYQKSPKRLQGLRNFSEAFDETIPKPAKACGTRWIYHKFKAMVCALQNYGVYMTHVEELAITDSQPEKRAELKGFLKKWKEAAIPFNMAIYLDILSPIRRLSLSMQSDEHDPVKQVRRIQEFTATMAKLKIILLDTLDGSSDIMTHHKRFTDEVINDEDGSATYQNIKLFRYDIVNSSAETKYHDLIVRLADSMEERFENLSTSTIFKNIVCLLDVSTWPTTVTPTFGEDRIDEILLDFEKLLENNGCNVGEVKKEWISLQSHIIPIVINNPREYYLKVWKRVFTNEHIRKDCENILHIIEILLCTPFTNAKVERGFSRMARVKSDFRSHLSRDMLDACLRINEDGPDICNFDPDPVIDHWYTEKVRRLGSSSHKYPKKRKSTTTTSDRVQVDDLASLALSDIDSDEDEA; this is encoded by the exons TCGATATTGTTGGAGGCAAAGTGACGACATTGAG ATGCCAGGTGTGTCAGCGATGGGAGAGTCGCATTAAAAACAGTACAAATTTCTCCCGCAAATGGATAGCTGGAAGTCGTAGTGTGACGAAGGATAGCGTACAAAAACATACTAACAGTCAACAACATAAGGAAGCCGTCGAGCTCAAAAAAAGAAGTGAGATGGGTGCTGAAGTATATGCTCAATCAGTGCTCACAACAACACCTATCGGAAGTGGTTTACGAAAAATGGCTGCGAGTGACAAGAAAAACCTTCGCGTCAAATTCAACACGGCCTATTATGTCGCCAAAAAAGAGCGTCCTTTCAGTGACTACCCTGATTTGCTAAAACTTCAGTTAAAGAATAATGTTCCGAAGTTTGGAGAAAGTTATAAACACGAAAGAGCTGCTGCTACTTTCACCGAACACATAGCCAAGGTGGACAAAGAAAACCTTGGTAAAACTCTAGCTAAGACACGCTGCTATTCTCTCTTGAATGATGGTAGTACGGACACAGGGATTTGTGAGCAAGAATTGGTCTACGTGTTGTACTTGCACGAGGGGACAGCACtcgttaaatttttaagtatcgAGACACCTAAATGTGGAGATGCGCCTGGTATTCTAGAGGTGATTGACAGTGCTTTCCAGCGTATTGGCATATTGAATTTCAACCAAAGACTTGTTGGTTTTAATGCAGACGGCGCTAGTGTAAATATGGGAAGAAAAAAAG gAGTTGGAGCATTAATCAAGGAAACTGCGCCCTGGGTCGAGGTTGTGCATTGTTTCAATCATCGCATTGAACTTGCTATCAAGGATGCGTTTAACACTGTCAAAGCATTTCACGATGTCGACGAGCTTCTACTGAAGCTTTATTACTTATATCAGAAAAGTCCCAAAAGGCTTCAGGGACTCAGAAACTTCTCTGAAGCATTCGATGAAACAATTCCGAAGCCTGCTAAAGCATGCGGTACTCGTTGGATATACCATAAGTTCAAAGCGATGGTATGTGCTCTTCAAAACTACGGTGTGTATATGACCCACGTAGAGGAATTAGCTATCACAGATTCACAGCCTGAAAAACGTGCTGAGCTCAaaggttttttgaaaaaatggaaaGAGGCTGCCATTCCATTCAATATGGCTATTTACTTAGATATACTATCCCCGATACGTCGTTTGTCTTTGAGCATGCAGTCTGACGAGCACGATCCTGTCAAACAAGTTCGGCGTATCCAGGAATTTACTGCGACCATGGCcaaattgaaaataattttattagatACCCTGGACGGAAGTAGTGATATAATGACACATCACAAGCGCTTCACAGATGAGGTTATTAATGACGAAGATGGAAGTGCAACGTACCAAAACATTAAGCTTTTCCGATACGATATAGTAAACAGCAGCGCTGAGACGAAATATCATGATCTTATCGTTCGTCTCGCTGACAGCATGGAAGAGAGGTTCGAAAATTTGTCAACATCGACCATCTTCAAAAATATCGTCTGTTTACTTGATGTTTCAACATGGCCAACTACTGTCACTCCTACTTTCGGGGAAGATCGCATTGATGAAATTCTTTTGGATTTCGAAAAGCTGTTGGAAAACAACGGATGTAACGTAGgcgaagtaaaaaaagaatggatcTCTTTACAATCTCACATCATCCCTATTGTGATTAATAATCCTCGAGAGTACTACTTGAAAGTATGGAAGAGGGTTTTCACAAACGAACACATTCGTAAGGATTGTGAAAACATCCTTCACATCATTGAAATATTGCTTTGTACCCCATTCACGAATGCCAAAGTGGAGCGAGGCTTCTCCAGGATGGCTAGGGTGAAAAGTGATTTTCGAAGCCATCTCAGCAGGGACATGCTCGACGCTTGTTTGCGAATAAATGAGGATGGTCCAGATATTTGTAATTTTGACCCTGATCCAGTCATTGATCATTGGTATACGGAAAAAGTGCGACGACTTGGATCATCGTCGCACAAGTATCCTAAAAAGAGAAAATCTACAACTACAACAAGCGATAGAGTGCAGGTTGATGACTTAGCCTCACTTGCACTCTCTGATATCGACTCTGATGAAGATGAAGCATGA